One Trichomycterus rosablanca isolate fTriRos1 chromosome 10, fTriRos1.hap1, whole genome shotgun sequence DNA window includes the following coding sequences:
- the arhgef15b gene encoding rho guanine nucleotide exchange factor 15 isoform X2 encodes MSSPYSVLPPPKPELKQKPQIASKPINCISDSLTLDKNTDKNSGKVLQIVSKFNKPEAPAPLSPTDATGHGKKAKTAPTVKPKLKVSSPPQSRADQAPPLPVKQRQSQRTAAAKAQEDGSTHDLVDGRRSAPDGKEVEQKSVRLSSFLEPQCEKNCNCVCHLQRPGMKLVWVQISETEQDGKRDTYTEEEENSEAEEVTDSYQSEGSESEDTVNVASLSNKERFKATLNIIEGQLRRKSDPGPESVINCLKSLPQFSPHLTKTHSVSEEESIYEATIDLIVPSSNFSTTRSIQSKYPPAIPPRMPLEKNKERTTPRRGPLPSSFLQPVSLKLPSADESPLPVRPPPLPPPTRANAKRLSNVSQASKEDEGSSGNVETKDQRKSAGLTRQKSLDLEANMPEGLLYQIYTETYISKEIRRQTVCRNISKTSADYPMDHPRVTAGTSSGPGGPTSSPIFTMKQATLWQDLPAVRESGILNTLTADERKYQESMYEVLTSEVSYLRSLRVLTEHFMESQELNDTLIIRDKKTLFSNILRIREVSERFLKDLEERLDQGLLLTNICDIISYHAQHNFPAYIDYVRNQIYQDKTFTTLMQTNSQFATVIAYLQDSPICQRLPFSSFLLLPFQRITRIKILIENILKRTEEKTSDEELTIKALTSVSKIIDECNVQVGKMKQMEELIEITKTLEFDKLKAVPIISQNRFLEKRGELQEVVKGATLFHLKPRFTPVFLFLFNDLLVLASKKGCMLWEKRQ; translated from the exons ATGTCTTCTCCGTACTCTGTTCTACCGCCTCCAAAACCTGAGCTTAAACAAAAACCCCAAATTGCTTCAAAACCCATAAACTGCATCTCAGATTCACTTACTTTGGACAAGAACACAGATAAAAACTCTGGGAAAGTACTACAGATTGTTAGCAAGTTCAACAAGCCTGAAGCACCAGCTCCTTTAAGTCCTACTGACGCTACTGGACATGGTAAAAAAGCTAAAACAGCGCCAACAGTCAAGCCCAAACTTAAAGTGAGTagcccaccacagagcagggcTGAccaggccccaccactgcctgtcAAACAAAGACAATCCCAGAGGACAGCGGCAGCAAAAGCGCAGGAAGACGGTTCAACACATGATCTCGTAGATGGCAGACGATCAG ctCCTGATGGTAAAGAGGTTGAGCAGAAGAGTGTGAGGTTGAGCTCATTTCTAGAACCTCAGTGTGAAAAGAACTGCAATTGTGTGTGCCATCTGCAGAGGCCTGGCATGAAACTTGTATGGGTACAGATATCAGAGACAGAACAAGATGGTAAAAGAGACACATATACAGAAGAGGAGGAAAACAGTGAGGCAGAGGAAGTCACAGACTCATATCAAAGTGAGGGCTCAGAGTCAGAAGACACAGTGAATGTAGCTTCACTGTCAAATAAAGAAAGGTTTAAGGCAACACTGAACATCATAGAAGGACAACTGAGGAGAAAATCAGACCCTGGTCCTGAATCTGTCATTAACTGCCTCAAATCTTTACCTCAGTTTTCACCACACCTTACCAAGACCCACTCTGTATCAGAGGAGGAATCTATTTATGAAGCTACCATTGATTTGATTGTTCCATCTAGTAATTTTTCTACCACCCGAAGTATCCAATCCAAATATCCTCCTGCCATTCCTCCACGCATGCCTCTAGAGAAGAACAAGGAACGCACGACCCCCCGAAGAGGCCCTCTACCTTCCTCTTTTTTACAGCCTGTGTCCCTAAAACTGCCCTCTGCTGATGAAAGTCCACTGCCTGTTCGACCTCCACCTCTGCCACCACCAACCAGGGCCAACGCAAAACGTCTCAGCAATGTCTCTCAGGCATCTAAAG aaGATGAAGGAAGCAGTGGAAATGTTGAAACAAAGGATCAAAG AAAATCTGCTGGTCTGACAAGACAGAAGTCACTTGATCTGGAGGCTAATATGCCAGAAG GGCTTTTGTACCAGATTTACACTGAAACCTACATATCGAAGGAGATCCGTCGCCAGACTGTATGCCGTAACATTAGTAAGACCAGCGCAGACTACCCCATGGACCACCCTCGTGTCACTGCTGGCACAAGCTCAGGACCAGGAGGCCCCACTAGCAGTCCTATTTTCACTATGAAACAGGCCACGCTGTGGCAGGACCTGCCTGCTGTCCGTGAGAGTGGCATCCTAAACACCCTCACAGCAGACGAGCGCAAATATCAGGAG AGCATGTATGAGGTGTTGACATCAGAAGTGTCCTACTTGCGTTCCTTGCGAGTGCTGACTGAGCATTTTATGGAGTCACAGGAATTAAATGATACACTTATTATCCGAGACAAAAAAACTCTCTTCTCCAACATTCTACGCATTCGAGAGGTTAGCGAGAG GTTTTTGAAGGACCTCGAGGAGAGGCTGGACCAGGGTTTACTGCTCACCAACATCTGTGATATCATCAGTTACCATGCACAGCATAACTTCCCTGCTTACATCGACTACGTTCGAAACCAGATTTACCAGGACAAGACCTTCACCACGCTCAT GCAGACCAATTCACAGTTTGCTACTGTAATTGCTTATCTTCAAGATTCTCCCATATGCCAGCGTCTGCCCTTTTCATCCTTCTTGCTGCTGCCCTTCCAGCGGATCACACGCATCAAGATTCTTATTGAG AACATCCTgaagagaactgaagagaaGACGAGTGATGAAGAGCTGACCATAAAAGCCCTGACTTCAGTGTCCAAG ATCATAGATGAGTGTAACGTCCAAGTTGGAAAGATGAAACAAATGGAGGAACTGATTGAGATTACCAAGACACTGGAGTTTGATAAACTAAAG GCAGTACCAATCATCTCACAAAACCGTTTTCTGGAAAAGCGAGGAGAGCTACAGGAGGTGGTAAAAGGTGCAACTCTCTTTCATCTGAAACCCAGATTCACCCCGGTGTTCCTCTTCCTGTTTAATGACCTGCTCGTCTTAGCCAGCAAAAAAGG